A genomic stretch from Chitinophaga lutea includes:
- a CDS encoding DUF6048 family protein — MKRTSPFIFSALLLLLSFAAAAQKPKKDSVKTVYMAVPAGLRVGLDLSRFVVHAFQPYRTDVTVNVDARFRDRFYFASDLSYNRTSHKDTNYTYRSSGMSATLGVNYNFLKKQVPKENFMIYGGARYGLAFYNYEVPEYHVYSPYWGKYTGNVPKTSQLAHWFELTVGIRVEVLKNFYLGWSLHERILLSRNVSKQDFPPLVIPGYGKGNKNSSFDMQYSVAYLIPLYKVKQAVRL, encoded by the coding sequence ATGAAAAGAACATCACCCTTCATTTTTAGCGCCCTGCTGCTGTTGCTTTCTTTCGCCGCTGCCGCACAGAAGCCCAAAAAGGATTCGGTGAAAACGGTGTATATGGCGGTGCCCGCCGGTTTACGGGTGGGCCTCGACCTGTCTAGGTTCGTGGTGCATGCCTTCCAGCCCTACCGCACCGATGTAACCGTGAATGTGGACGCGCGTTTCCGCGACCGGTTCTACTTCGCTTCAGACCTCAGTTATAACCGTACTTCGCATAAAGACACCAATTACACTTACCGCAGCAGCGGCATGTCCGCCACGCTGGGCGTGAACTATAACTTCCTGAAAAAACAGGTGCCGAAGGAAAACTTCATGATCTACGGCGGCGCCCGCTACGGGCTTGCCTTCTACAATTATGAAGTGCCCGAATACCATGTGTACAGCCCTTACTGGGGCAAATACACCGGCAACGTGCCCAAAACCAGCCAGCTGGCGCATTGGTTTGAGCTGACCGTGGGCATCCGGGTGGAGGTGCTCAAAAACTTCTACCTGGGCTGGAGCCTGCATGAGCGCATCCTGCTCAGCCGCAACGTGTCGAAGCAGGACTTCCCGCCCCTGGTGATCCCCGGCTACGGCAAGGGCAACAAAAACAGCAGTTTCGATATGCAGTATTCCGTGGCTTACCTGATCCCCCTCTATAAAGTGAAGCAGGCCGTACGGCTGTAG
- a CDS encoding DUF6452 family protein: MKHFLLIAALVAGLVACDDETKVCDTDTRTELRASFVYFKDSSDMQHDTVFRKVSFGALGKDSIYRRQPGLRGLQFQLDRVSDSARFFFQTDSTAAVDTITFRYRRQPHFVSAGCGVVMYFNLDTVFSTRRVIRSITIHQPAITTVNEKNITLHF, from the coding sequence ATGAAACATTTCCTGCTGATAGCCGCCCTGGTGGCCGGCCTCGTTGCATGCGACGACGAAACCAAGGTATGCGATACCGATACGCGCACCGAACTGCGCGCCTCGTTCGTGTACTTCAAAGATTCTTCGGACATGCAGCACGATACCGTTTTCCGGAAAGTATCGTTCGGCGCACTGGGTAAAGACAGCATCTACCGCCGCCAGCCCGGGCTGCGCGGGCTGCAGTTCCAGCTCGACCGGGTGAGCGACAGCGCGCGCTTCTTTTTCCAGACCGATTCAACGGCCGCGGTAGATACCATTACGTTCCGTTACCGCCGCCAGCCGCATTTCGTGTCTGCCGGCTGCGGTGTTGTGATGTATTTTAACCTGGATACCGTGTTTTCCACCCGGAGGGTCATCCGCAGCATCACCATTCATCAACCAGCTATAACCACCGTCAATGAAAAGAACATCACCCTTCATTTTTAG
- the uvrA gene encoding excinuclease ABC subunit UvrA: protein MAKQKQQTTEKPAPVAVSDEMIEVYGAREHNLKNLDIRIPKNSLVVITGISGSGKSSLAFDTIYAEGQRRYMESFSAYARQFIGDMERPDVDKIMGLSPVISIEQKTTNKNPRSTVGTITEIYDFLRLLYARVGEAFSYNTGKRMTRFSEEEILGHLFSNYPKKKLVILAPLVRGRKGHYRELFEQVRKQGYLKVRVDGEVLDLKERMQVDRYKIHDIELVIDRVQVQDDARTRISQSVQKALQMGKGLMFVMDHDTSKVSQYSRQLMCEDTGISYEEPSPNTFSFNSPYGACPRCKGLGTIYQINMDEVLPDRSKSINDGGLVPLGEVRDTFTFKQIQQLAKKYKFSLSAPIEKIPEKALNVLLFGDENGKLEVDMDFDENGGAEAYATEYEGVVNMVRRYFNDTSSDAVRNWAEGFMQLSTCPECNGSRLKKESLMFRVDGMNISQLGDMNLNKLAGWFAGIEKRLDNKQNVIAKDVLKEIRERLGFLLDVGLTYLTLNRPTRTLSGGESQRIRLATQIGSQLMGITYILDEPSIGLHQRDNMRLIEALRNLKMMGNTVIVVEHDKDIMLAADHLIDIGPGAGIHGGSVVAQGRPAEMLKLNTATAGYLNGFREIPVPESRRKGNGKFLELKGATGNNLKNVSLKLPLGVFICVTGVSGSGKSTLINETLYPILSRHAYDSKLVPMPYKSIKGLEEIDKVIEIDQSPIGRTPRSNPATYCGFFTEIRQLFAAVPEAKIRGYNAGRFSFNVKGGRCDVCEGAGVRVIEMNFLPDVYVHCEKCNGRRYNRETLEIRYKGKSISDVLDMTVEEAVEFFQAVPYLYRKIKTLQDVGLGYITLGQSAVTLSGGEAQRVKVATELSKKDTGKTIYILDEPTTGLHFQDIQLLLNVLNKLVERGNTVLVIEHNLDVVKVADYVVDLGPEGGEGGGQILCTGTPEEVSKCKESHTAIFLKKELK, encoded by the coding sequence ATGGCAAAGCAAAAGCAACAAACAACAGAAAAACCCGCTCCTGTAGCAGTTAGTGACGAAATGATCGAGGTGTACGGCGCCAGGGAACATAATCTCAAAAACCTGGATATCCGCATCCCGAAAAACAGCCTTGTGGTGATCACCGGCATCAGCGGCAGCGGCAAATCGTCGCTGGCGTTCGATACCATTTACGCCGAGGGGCAGCGCCGGTATATGGAAAGTTTTTCCGCCTACGCCCGCCAGTTTATCGGCGATATGGAACGGCCGGATGTGGACAAGATCATGGGCCTTTCCCCTGTTATTTCCATCGAGCAGAAAACGACGAATAAAAACCCGCGGTCGACCGTAGGCACCATCACCGAGATATACGATTTCCTCCGCCTGCTTTACGCGCGCGTGGGAGAAGCATTTTCGTACAACACCGGCAAACGCATGACGCGTTTTTCGGAAGAGGAGATCCTCGGCCACCTTTTTTCCAACTACCCGAAAAAGAAACTCGTGATACTCGCGCCCCTCGTGCGCGGCCGTAAAGGGCACTACCGCGAACTGTTCGAGCAGGTGCGCAAACAGGGCTACCTCAAAGTACGGGTAGACGGTGAGGTGCTCGACCTGAAGGAGCGCATGCAGGTGGACCGTTACAAGATCCACGACATCGAGCTGGTGATAGACCGCGTACAGGTGCAGGACGATGCCCGCACCCGCATCAGCCAGAGCGTGCAGAAAGCCCTGCAGATGGGCAAGGGCCTGATGTTCGTGATGGACCACGATACCAGCAAAGTGTCGCAGTACAGCCGCCAGCTGATGTGTGAAGACACGGGCATTTCCTACGAAGAACCGTCGCCCAACACCTTCTCGTTCAACTCGCCGTACGGCGCCTGCCCGCGCTGCAAAGGGCTCGGCACCATTTACCAGATCAATATGGACGAAGTGCTGCCCGACCGCAGCAAATCCATCAACGACGGAGGCCTTGTTCCGTTGGGTGAGGTGCGCGATACGTTTACGTTCAAACAGATACAACAGCTCGCTAAAAAATATAAATTCTCCCTGTCGGCCCCCATCGAAAAGATCCCGGAAAAAGCGCTGAACGTACTGCTGTTCGGCGACGAGAACGGGAAGCTGGAAGTGGACATGGATTTTGACGAGAACGGCGGCGCCGAAGCCTACGCCACCGAATATGAAGGGGTGGTGAATATGGTGCGCCGTTATTTCAACGATACTTCTTCAGACGCCGTGCGCAACTGGGCCGAAGGGTTCATGCAATTGTCGACCTGCCCCGAATGCAACGGCAGCCGCCTGAAAAAGGAAAGCCTGATGTTCAGGGTGGACGGCATGAATATTTCCCAGCTGGGCGATATGAACCTCAACAAGCTGGCCGGTTGGTTCGCGGGCATAGAAAAAAGGCTCGACAACAAACAGAACGTGATCGCCAAAGACGTGCTGAAGGAAATCCGCGAGCGCCTGGGCTTTTTGCTGGACGTGGGTTTGACCTATCTCACCCTCAACCGGCCCACCCGTACGCTGAGCGGCGGTGAAAGCCAGCGTATCCGCCTCGCCACGCAGATCGGCTCGCAACTGATGGGCATCACCTACATCCTCGACGAGCCCAGCATCGGTTTGCACCAGCGCGACAACATGCGCCTCATCGAGGCCCTGCGTAACCTGAAAATGATGGGCAACACCGTGATTGTGGTGGAGCACGACAAAGATATCATGCTGGCGGCCGACCACCTGATCGACATCGGGCCCGGCGCCGGTATTCACGGCGGTAGCGTGGTGGCGCAGGGGCGCCCCGCGGAAATGCTCAAGCTCAATACGGCCACGGCCGGTTACCTCAACGGATTCCGGGAAATTCCCGTGCCGGAGAGCCGCCGCAAAGGCAACGGCAAGTTCCTCGAACTGAAAGGCGCCACCGGCAACAACCTGAAAAACGTCAGCCTCAAACTGCCGCTGGGCGTGTTTATCTGCGTGACGGGCGTATCCGGCAGCGGCAAATCCACGCTCATCAACGAAACCTTGTATCCCATTCTTTCCCGCCATGCGTACGATTCCAAGCTGGTGCCCATGCCTTACAAAAGCATCAAGGGGCTCGAGGAAATCGACAAGGTGATCGAGATCGACCAGTCGCCCATCGGCCGCACCCCGCGCAGCAACCCGGCTACCTACTGCGGTTTCTTCACCGAAATCAGGCAGCTGTTCGCCGCTGTGCCCGAAGCGAAGATCAGGGGCTACAACGCCGGCCGTTTTTCCTTCAACGTGAAAGGCGGGCGCTGCGATGTGTGCGAAGGCGCCGGTGTGCGGGTGATCGAAATGAACTTCCTGCCAGATGTGTACGTGCATTGCGAAAAATGCAACGGCCGCCGCTACAACCGCGAAACGCTCGAGATCCGTTATAAAGGCAAATCCATTTCCGACGTGCTCGACATGACGGTGGAAGAAGCCGTTGAGTTCTTCCAGGCCGTGCCCTATCTTTACCGCAAAATCAAAACCCTGCAGGACGTAGGGCTGGGGTACATCACCCTGGGGCAGAGCGCCGTTACCCTGTCCGGCGGTGAAGCGCAGCGTGTGAAGGTGGCCACCGAACTGTCTAAAAAAGACACCGGCAAAACCATCTACATACTCGATGAGCCCACTACCGGCCTGCATTTCCAGGACATCCAGCTGCTGTTGAACGTACTGAATAAACTGGTGGAAAGAGGCAATACCGTGCTGGTGATCGAGCATAACCTCGATGTGGTGAAGGTGGCCGATTACGTGGTGGACCTGGGGCCCGAGGGCGGCGAAGGCGGGGGCCAGATCCTCTGCACCGGCACGCCCGAAGAGGTTAGCAAATGCAAGGAAAGCCACACCGCCATATTTTTGAAAAAAGAACTGAAGTAA
- the fabF gene encoding beta-ketoacyl-ACP synthase II, with protein sequence MRTVTLRRVVITGMGAITPIGNDVNTFWNNMKAGMSGAGPITKFDTTEFKTKFACELKGLDIEAFIEKKEARKMDTFTQYAMVVAHEAIQNSGVDLEKIDRSRFGVIWASGNGGMQTFEDQIVEFTQNNFVPKFSPFFIPRLISDIAAGQIAIKYGLMGINYCTVSACASSNSALVDAFNYIRLGKANMIIAGGSEGPITRAGIAGFNALKALSTRNDDAMHASRPFDKDRDGFVMGEGAGAIILEDYEHAIARGATIYGEMVGGAMSCDAYHLTATHPEGAGAQLGMKEALADAGLKLEDVDYINAHATSTPLGDISELKAIQATFGEHASKLNISATKSMTGHLLGAAGAIEAIACIKAIQDDIVPPTINTTELAEDIPQGLNLTIGQAQKRVINVALSNTFGFGGHNAIAAFAKFRG encoded by the coding sequence ATGCGTACTGTTACACTGAGGAGAGTAGTGATCACCGGAATGGGAGCAATCACACCGATTGGTAATGATGTAAACACGTTCTGGAATAACATGAAAGCCGGGATGAGTGGTGCGGGCCCGATAACCAAGTTCGATACCACGGAATTCAAGACCAAGTTCGCCTGCGAGCTGAAGGGTTTGGATATAGAAGCCTTTATTGAAAAGAAGGAAGCCCGTAAAATGGACACTTTTACCCAGTACGCGATGGTGGTGGCACATGAGGCAATCCAGAACAGCGGTGTGGATCTGGAAAAGATCGACCGCAGCCGTTTTGGCGTGATCTGGGCATCGGGTAACGGGGGGATGCAAACCTTCGAAGACCAGATCGTGGAATTCACACAGAACAACTTTGTGCCTAAATTCAGCCCTTTCTTTATTCCCCGCCTGATCTCCGATATTGCCGCAGGCCAGATCGCCATCAAATACGGCCTGATGGGTATCAATTACTGTACCGTTTCCGCCTGCGCATCTTCCAACAGCGCGCTCGTGGATGCGTTTAACTATATCCGCCTCGGCAAAGCCAACATGATCATCGCCGGTGGTTCCGAAGGGCCTATCACCCGCGCCGGCATTGCTGGCTTCAACGCCCTCAAGGCGCTCTCCACCCGTAACGACGATGCGATGCACGCTTCCCGCCCGTTCGACAAAGACCGCGACGGTTTTGTAATGGGCGAAGGCGCAGGCGCCATCATCCTGGAAGATTATGAGCACGCCATTGCCCGCGGGGCCACTATCTACGGCGAAATGGTAGGCGGCGCCATGAGCTGCGACGCCTATCACCTCACTGCCACGCACCCCGAAGGGGCCGGTGCGCAGCTGGGGATGAAAGAGGCACTGGCCGATGCGGGCCTGAAACTGGAAGATGTAGACTACATCAATGCCCACGCCACTTCCACCCCGCTGGGCGACATCAGCGAGCTGAAAGCCATCCAGGCCACATTCGGCGAGCACGCTTCCAAACTCAACATCAGCGCCACCAAATCCATGACCGGCCACCTGCTCGGCGCAGCCGGCGCCATCGAGGCCATCGCCTGTATCAAAGCCATCCAGGACGACATCGTGCCGCCCACCATCAACACCACCGAACTGGCGGAAGATATTCCCCAGGGCCTGAACCTGACCATCGGCCAGGCGCAGAAAAGAGTGATCAACGTGGCGCTCAGCAATACGTTCGGTTTCGGCGGGCACAATGCCATCGCGGCGTTTGCGAAATTCAGAGGTTAA
- a CDS encoding MBOAT family O-acyltransferase: protein MSFADNLIAQLLYNPEEPILFNSAFFLYFFAAFLLCYQLVRNNERGRVWVFTLFSLYFFYKACGEFVGLVILSAIVDFYLSNRIYREEKEGRRRGLLWFSVIINIGMLFYFKYTNFFIDIINGIGSGKISPINILLPIGISFYTFENLSYTIDVYRREIKPVERFMDYLFFLSFFPKLMMGPIVRAADFIPQIYKPYVLTKEDVGKGFFLIVSGLFKKVVISDYIYQNFVQYIFDDPTRYTGIECLFAVYGYALVIYCDFSGYSDMAIGIARWMGFVIPPNFNKPYKSSSITEFWRRWHISLSSWLRDYVYIPLGGNRKGKWRQHLNLLLTMLIGGFWHGASWNFIFWGGVHGAALGVDKQWKKIGLLKNAGGLKGRLWKLGGILFTFHLVCFCWVFFKCETFESAWNLLHQVAFNFQAGLGLQLLQAYAAVFVVMALGYILHFMPDAAERKVEAGLVRLPLWGSVAVMVAFLWFLNEVKTLEPMLPIYLQF, encoded by the coding sequence ATGTCTTTTGCCGACAACCTGATTGCACAACTGCTGTACAACCCGGAAGAGCCCATTCTCTTCAACAGCGCGTTTTTCCTGTACTTCTTCGCCGCCTTCCTGCTGTGCTACCAGCTGGTACGGAACAACGAACGCGGCCGCGTATGGGTGTTCACCCTGTTTTCGCTGTATTTCTTTTACAAAGCCTGCGGCGAATTCGTGGGGCTCGTGATCTTGTCGGCCATCGTGGATTTTTACCTCAGCAACCGCATCTACCGCGAAGAAAAAGAAGGCCGCCGCCGGGGGCTGCTCTGGTTCAGCGTGATTATCAACATCGGGATGCTGTTCTATTTCAAGTACACCAACTTTTTCATCGATATCATCAACGGCATCGGCAGCGGGAAAATCAGCCCCATTAACATCCTGCTCCCCATCGGCATTTCCTTTTACACGTTCGAGAACCTCAGTTACACCATCGACGTGTATCGCCGGGAAATCAAACCCGTGGAGCGGTTCATGGACTACCTCTTTTTCCTGTCGTTTTTCCCGAAGCTGATGATGGGGCCCATCGTGCGGGCGGCGGACTTCATCCCGCAGATCTACAAACCGTACGTGCTCACGAAAGAAGACGTGGGGAAAGGGTTTTTCCTCATCGTCAGCGGCCTCTTCAAAAAGGTGGTGATCTCCGATTACATCTACCAGAATTTCGTGCAGTACATTTTCGACGACCCTACCCGCTATACCGGCATCGAGTGCCTCTTTGCCGTGTACGGTTATGCGCTGGTGATCTACTGTGATTTTTCCGGTTATTCCGATATGGCCATCGGCATTGCCCGGTGGATGGGCTTCGTGATACCGCCCAACTTCAACAAGCCGTACAAGAGCAGCTCCATCACCGAGTTCTGGCGGCGCTGGCACATCTCCCTGTCGTCGTGGCTCCGGGATTACGTGTACATTCCCCTGGGCGGCAACCGCAAGGGCAAATGGCGGCAGCATCTCAACCTGCTGCTCACCATGCTCATCGGCGGGTTCTGGCACGGGGCCAGCTGGAACTTCATTTTCTGGGGCGGCGTGCATGGGGCCGCGCTGGGCGTCGACAAACAATGGAAAAAGATCGGTCTCCTCAAAAACGCCGGCGGGCTGAAAGGCAGGCTCTGGAAGCTGGGCGGCATCCTCTTCACGTTCCACCTCGTCTGTTTCTGCTGGGTGTTCTTCAAATGCGAAACCTTCGAAAGCGCCTGGAACCTGCTGCACCAGGTGGCCTTTAACTTCCAGGCCGGTTTGGGGCTGCAACTGCTGCAGGCTTACGCCGCCGTATTTGTCGTAATGGCGCTGGGGTACATCCTCCATTTTATGCCCGATGCGGCCGAACGGAAAGTGGAAGCCGGCCTCGTGCGGTTGCCGCTGTGGGGCAGCGTGGCCGTGATGGTCGCCTTCCTCTGGTTCCTGAACGAAGTGAAGACCCTGGAGCCCATGTTGCCCATCTACCTGCAATTTTAA
- a CDS encoding GDSL-type esterase/lipase family protein, with amino-acid sequence MNTSKRGRKVMFMLLLWAGCCSTALAQRKFLYNDTALHRFYTLLQQADTQVLSILHLGDSHVQAGFLPDAVAAGLKARFGDAGRGWVFPYNLAGTNGPDGYRWSSNVRWDAERVVDKGNMRMESPGGIVIRTTHPAPSLSFTANPPIPMHTVACFYDGPPVEADGAAVETGDHQAVITMDSTAYSFRLRWPAGVAFYGAVLKNGKPGVLYHAIGVNGAQFSHYNKPGGAVAAQMQALQPQLVIISLGTNEAFGGVTAAQLRSDMETTVAAIREHAPQACILFTTPPSGMMKKRQVAYRKKGSRKVYYRTRYTSNPQVLVIRDAMVRYCRENGFAYWDLYQAMPQDKRFARAWSHDHVHFNAYGYTLQGTLLYEALEAGYTNFNR; translated from the coding sequence ATGAATACCAGTAAGCGCGGCCGCAAGGTCATGTTCATGCTGCTGTTGTGGGCAGGCTGTTGCAGCACCGCGCTGGCGCAGCGGAAATTCCTGTATAACGATACGGCGCTTCACCGCTTCTATACCCTTTTACAGCAGGCAGACACACAGGTGCTGAGCATCCTGCACCTGGGCGACTCCCACGTGCAGGCAGGCTTTCTGCCGGATGCCGTGGCCGCCGGGCTCAAGGCGCGCTTCGGCGATGCCGGCCGCGGCTGGGTGTTCCCTTACAACCTCGCCGGCACCAACGGCCCAGACGGGTACCGCTGGAGCAGCAACGTTCGCTGGGACGCGGAAAGAGTGGTGGACAAGGGGAATATGCGGATGGAAAGTCCGGGTGGTATAGTGATACGCACTACCCACCCCGCGCCGTCATTGTCTTTTACCGCCAACCCGCCCATCCCCATGCATACGGTGGCATGTTTTTACGACGGTCCGCCTGTAGAAGCAGACGGCGCTGCGGTGGAAACCGGCGACCATCAAGCCGTTATCACCATGGACAGCACCGCGTACAGCTTCCGCCTCCGCTGGCCCGCCGGCGTGGCTTTTTACGGGGCGGTGCTGAAAAACGGTAAGCCCGGCGTATTGTATCACGCCATCGGTGTGAACGGCGCGCAGTTTTCACATTACAACAAACCCGGCGGTGCGGTGGCCGCGCAGATGCAGGCATTGCAGCCGCAGCTCGTGATCATATCCCTCGGCACCAATGAGGCTTTCGGCGGCGTAACGGCCGCACAGCTGCGGAGCGATATGGAAACCACCGTGGCAGCCATCCGGGAGCATGCGCCGCAGGCATGCATCCTGTTTACCACACCGCCTTCCGGAATGATGAAAAAGCGCCAGGTGGCGTACCGGAAAAAAGGATCCCGCAAGGTGTATTACCGCACCCGGTACACTAGCAATCCGCAGGTGCTGGTGATACGCGACGCGATGGTGCGATACTGCCGTGAAAACGGCTTCGCATATTGGGACCTGTACCAGGCCATGCCGCAGGACAAGCGGTTCGCGCGGGCCTGGAGCCACGACCATGTGCATTTCAACGCCTATGGATATACACTGCAGGGCACGCTGCTCTATGAAGCGCTCGAAGCAGGCTATACAAATTTTAACCGATAA
- a CDS encoding SGNH/GDSL hydrolase family protein, producing MPSGNKHPYPFLITLGTLGCLGLLSLFNNTISIGAHTTRPLDVLAALRPADQDTAAVALADASAAAADSALALPRDYASYTGILDYGYSRQGAGMKNFIDALKALKSGHRKKVRIAYFGDSMIEGDLITQDLRDSLQAYFGGRGVGYVPATSVVSGFRTTIAHSFSGDWMDYHFKNTPPAGTELGLSGHVFVPAPQSWVRYQPVKRSRLNQFEEVSLLYGRGRRSLSVNARPIRLQGEAGINAYTFISDSTERSITLRFNADDTAPFYGACFESGTGIFLDNYSFRGISGIELGKLSSRMWKEMQVVRPYDLIVLHYGANVLFLPENTRFDWYEKPMTKVVDSLRRMFPETSILIVGTADKAYKKKGRYVTAPGVKALMKIQHSFAETRGMAYWNLYSAMGGEGAMARWVEGDTTLANRDYTHFNFRGASRIGALLYKAIMDEYQ from the coding sequence ATGCCTTCCGGAAACAAACATCCCTACCCGTTCCTGATAACCCTTGGCACTTTGGGTTGCCTCGGGCTGTTGTCGCTGTTCAACAACACTATTTCCATCGGCGCCCATACCACCCGTCCCCTCGACGTGCTGGCCGCCCTGCGCCCGGCGGATCAGGATACGGCGGCGGTCGCGCTGGCGGATGCTTCGGCTGCGGCGGCGGATTCAGCGCTGGCCCTGCCGAGAGATTATGCCTCCTACACCGGCATTCTCGACTATGGTTACAGCCGGCAGGGCGCGGGAATGAAGAATTTCATCGATGCGCTCAAAGCCCTCAAAAGCGGGCACCGCAAAAAAGTGCGCATTGCCTATTTCGGGGATTCGATGATCGAGGGCGACCTCATCACCCAGGACCTCCGCGACAGCCTGCAGGCCTATTTCGGCGGCAGGGGCGTGGGGTATGTGCCGGCCACTTCGGTAGTATCCGGTTTCCGCACCACCATCGCGCATAGTTTTTCCGGCGACTGGATGGATTACCATTTTAAGAACACCCCACCCGCGGGTACCGAGCTGGGTTTGTCGGGGCACGTGTTTGTGCCCGCTCCCCAAAGCTGGGTACGTTATCAGCCTGTGAAACGCAGCCGCCTCAACCAGTTTGAGGAAGTGAGCCTGCTGTACGGGCGCGGCAGGCGCAGCCTCAGCGTGAACGCCCGCCCCATCCGCCTGCAAGGCGAAGCCGGTATCAACGCGTACACTTTCATCTCCGATTCCACCGAACGTTCCATTACCCTGCGTTTCAATGCCGACGATACGGCGCCGTTTTATGGCGCCTGCTTCGAAAGCGGCACAGGTATTTTTCTCGATAATTATTCTTTCCGCGGCATCAGCGGCATAGAGCTGGGCAAACTCAGCAGCCGCATGTGGAAAGAAATGCAGGTAGTGCGCCCCTACGATCTCATCGTGCTGCACTACGGCGCCAACGTACTCTTCCTGCCGGAAAACACCCGGTTCGACTGGTACGAAAAACCCATGACCAAAGTGGTGGACTCCCTCCGCCGGATGTTCCCCGAAACGTCCATTCTCATTGTAGGCACGGCCGACAAGGCGTACAAGAAAAAAGGCCGGTATGTGACCGCTCCGGGCGTAAAGGCGCTGATGAAAATCCAGCACAGCTTCGCCGAAACGAGGGGCATGGCCTACTGGAACCTGTATTCCGCCATGGGCGGCGAAGGCGCCATGGCGCGGTGGGTGGAAGGGGATACCACGCTGGCCAACAGGGACTATACGCACTTCAACTTCAGGGGCGCCTCACGCATCGGCGCATTGCTGTATAAAGCCATTATGGATGAATACCAGTAA
- a CDS encoding glucosaminidase domain-containing protein, producing the protein MFLVKKRNLLLSGLLVSGLAASAQKTPKKYLQQYEPIAVNLMKETGVPASVILGVAMLESGMGTSRNARLLKNHFGIVGKNSLAKKGGTYRSVYREFASDSASYRQFVKLIMKRRWYADLKGNEDYKAWLGKLIHSGYSSAGQVWVNRVSGMIRRYKLYELDDELKLAKQ; encoded by the coding sequence ATGTTTTTAGTTAAAAAAAGAAACCTGTTGCTGAGCGGCCTGCTGGTATCCGGCCTGGCGGCTTCGGCGCAGAAGACCCCCAAAAAGTATTTACAGCAGTATGAGCCCATTGCGGTTAACCTCATGAAAGAAACCGGTGTTCCGGCCAGTGTGATATTGGGTGTGGCCATGCTTGAATCCGGCATGGGCACCAGCAGGAATGCCAGGTTGCTGAAAAACCATTTCGGCATCGTCGGCAAAAACAGCCTGGCAAAAAAGGGCGGCACCTACCGCTCCGTGTATCGCGAATTCGCATCGGACTCGGCTTCCTACCGCCAGTTTGTGAAACTGATCATGAAACGCAGGTGGTATGCAGACCTGAAGGGCAATGAAGATTACAAGGCCTGGCTCGGCAAACTGATCCATTCCGGGTATTCTTCCGCCGGCCAGGTTTGGGTGAACCGGGTGAGCGGCATGATCAGGCGCTATAAATTATATGAGCTGGATGATGAATTAAAGCTGGCAAAACAATAG